A window of the Paralichthys olivaceus isolate ysfri-2021 chromosome 5, ASM2471397v2, whole genome shotgun sequence genome harbors these coding sequences:
- the LOC138407640 gene encoding cytochrome P450 2K1-like, with product MTSRHWSNTIISLWSNIIVSGLHFLLQFAAVALIIHTLCLTLLSDKAFNNSRTLAYAASNIISSLVFGKRFEYSDPELYPFVDRDRETIYLTGSMSILIYNAFPWLGPCLKNWRALMKNREINVKNMRRIIAEMKEMLNPEMCRCFIDAFLSRKQNLEESGIKDSHYHDDNLLFSVTNLFAAGTDTTATTLQWSLLLMAKYPHVQDQVQEELSRVIGGRQVRVEDRKNLPYTDAVVHETQRLANIVPMAIPHKTSRDITFQGYFIKAGTVVFPLLTSVLTDKSEWETPHTFNPSHFLDREGKFIKRDAFMPFSAGRRVCLGESLAKMELFIFFASLLQRFRFTPPPGVTEDELDLTPAVGFILSPLPLELCAASRQNKIFFFFSCYSNPQDQEL from the exons ATGACCAGCCGCCACTGGTCCAATACTATAATCAGTCTATGGTCCAATATTATTGTGTCAGGGctacattttcttcttcagtttgcTGCAGTCGCTCTAATAATTCACACGTTGTGTCTGACTCTTCTCTCAGACAAAGCCTTCAACAACAGCCGGACACTTGCTTATGCAGCTTCAAATATCATATCATCTCTGGTGTTTGGGAAGAGGTTTGAATACAGCGACCCTGAACTCTACCCTTTCGTGGATCGAGACCGTGAGACCATCTATCTCACAGGATCGATGTCCATCCTG aTATACAATGCATTTCCTTGGCTGGGCCCTTGTCTTAAAAACTGGCGAGCTCTGATGAAGAATAGAGAAATCAATGTGAAGAACATGAGGAGGATAATAGCAGAGATGAAGGAGATGCTCAACCCTGAGATGTGCAGATGCTTTATTGATGCATTTCTGAGCCGCAAGCAAAATCTGGAG GAGTCTGGAATTAAGGATTCACACTACCATGATGACAACCTGCTTTTCAGTGTGACAAATTTGTTTGCCGCTGGGACAGACACCACGGCAACGACACTTCAGTGGAGCCTGCTCTTAATGGCCAAGTACCCTCATGTTCAAG ACCAggtgcaggaggagctgagcagggTGATCGGAGGCCGTCAGGTTCGAGTGGAGGACAGGAAGAACCTGCCGTACACAGACGCCGTCGTCCATGAGACGCAGAGACTGGCCAACATTGTCCCCATGGCCATTCCTCACAAAACCAGCCGAGACATCACATTCCAGGGCTACTTTATTAAAGCG GGGactgttgtgtttcctcttcttaCTTCTGTCCTGACTGACAAGAGCGAATGGGAGACGCCACACACTTTCAACCCTTCTCACTTCCTGGACAGAGAGGGTAAATTCATCAAGAGAGACGCCTTCATGCCCTTTTCTGCAG GTCGCAGAGTGTGCCTCGGAGAGAGTCTGGCAAAGATGGAGCTCTTCATCTTCTTCGCCTCCCTCCTTCAACGCTTTCGCTTCACTCCTCCACCAGGCGTTACGGAGGATGAACTGGATCTGACGCCGGCTGTGGGCTTCATCCTCAGCCCTTTACCTCTTGAGCTGTGTGCAGCCAGTCGCCagaacaagattttttttttcttttcatgctaTTC